Genomic segment of Paenibacillus polymyxa:
TCTCTATGTCCGATAAGCAGCGTTTATCCGCACATAATCATAGGTTAAGTCACAGCCCCATGCTGTAGCCGTTCCGTTCCCGTGATGCAAATCAACAATAATTTGCACCGTATCTCCCCTCAAATAGGCTAGCGCCTCTTCTTCGTCAAAAGCGACCGGACTCGATTGGCTTAGCACAACAATATCACCCAAGCGAATATCTACCGTATCTGGATTAACTGGCTCTCCAGCACGCCCTACGGCCGCAATAATCCGTCCCCAATTCGCATCTGCTCCGAAGACGGCTGACTTGACCAGACTGGACCCAACCACCGTCTTGGCTATCGCTTGAGCGGACGCATCGCTTACCGCTCCGCTTACAGACACCTCTACTAGCTTCGTAGCACCCTCTCCATCGCGAGCAATTGCCTTCGCCAGCTCTCGGCAGATATAGGTGAACGCCTCGGCAAAAGCGTCCCAATCGGGATGCCCAACGTTCAGCTCACGATTGCCAGCCAGTCCGCTCGCCATGGCGATTAGCATATCGTTCGTGCTCGTATCCCCATCCACCGTAATCATATTAAAGCTGGTATCCGTTGCCTGCTTTAATAGTTGATGAAGCGCCGTCTGTCCGATCGCTGCATCACAGGTCATAAAAGCGAGCATTGTTGCCATATTCGGATGTATCATGCCCGAGCCCTTGGCCGCCCCAGCGATGTGTACGGTCACACCGTCCACTTCAACCGCCACACACGCTTCCTTTTTAACTAAATCCGTTGTCAGAATGGCTTGCGTAAATTGCTCTGCTCCATCGTTTGCCCCGTTCATACGGTCAGGTAAGGAGGATATACCGCCAAGTACACAATCCATTTTCAAATGCTCGCCGATCACGCCCGTCGAGGCGACGGCTACATTGCTCTCAGCAACACCCAGTTCATGAGCCGCAGCCGAACGCATAGCGTAGGCATCCTGCTCTCCTTGTTGTCCCGTGCAGGCGTTGGCGTTCCCGCTGTTCACCACTACTGCCTGCAATCGGCCATCTGCCAAGCTCTCGCGGGTCACCTTCAGCGGTGCAGCCTGAAACACATTGGTGGTGTACACCGCAGCAGCTGTCGCTTCTACCTCGCAACGAATTGCCCCCATATCGTTGCGGTTCGAATTTTTCAGTCCGCAGTGTAATCCCCCGGCTGTAAAGCCACGCGGAGTTACGATGTTGCCTCCGTTTACTACTGTAAACTCTACTTTGCCCATAATTATGTGCCCTCGTTCGCAACATATTCGATGAATGACAGCTGCCTGTATTCGAAATTCCGCTCGCTGACGTTTCCGTATCCATGTTGCGGTTACTTGCTACTTACGGATATACCGGTATGAAGCCCAGCCCGAGGTTCTCCTCCCATCCCATCATCAAATTTAAATTCTGAATCGCCTGTCCAGCGGCACCCTTCACAACATTATCAATGACGGAAATAATCGTAAGGCGCCCGGTTCGAGCATCTGCTGCAAAACCGATGTCGCAGTAATTCGAACCCAATACTTCCTTCGTTGCTGGCCATATACCTTCACCACGTACACGGACAAAAGGATGCCCTTTATAATAATCCCGGTATAACCCGATAAGATCCTGATCTGTATGGTCACCCTTCAGCGTGACATAAATTGTACTCATAATTCCTCGGGTCATGGGAACAAGTTGTGTCGTAAACGTAATCGTAACGTCCTCGCCCGCAATATCACCCAGTACCTGTTCGATCTCAGGGATGTGCTGGTGCTTATTCACCTTATAAGCTTTAAAATTCTCGTTCATTTCCGCATAATGCGAAACGAGGCTTGTTCCCCTACCTGAGCCGGATACCCCGGATTTGGCATCTACAATCAGCGACCGATGGTCAATCCAATCCGCTTTCAGTGCAGGAATAATGCCCAGCAATGTTGCGGTCGGATAACAGCCTGGATTAGAAATAAAAGAAACGCCCGCCAGCTTTTCTGCATACACCTCACTGAGTCCGTATACTGCTTGCTTGAGATACTCGGGTGAAGCCGCAGGCTTTTTATACCATGCTTCATACGTTTCTCCGCTTCGAAGCCTGAAGTCCCCGGAAAGGTCAATGACCTTCAGTCCGGCATCAAGAAGCTGCGGCACTAACTTGGTACTAACGCCCGATGGCGTAGCAGTGAAAACCAGATCGGCCTTGGCAGCAATTTCGTGGACTTCGACACCGTCCAAATCCTGCACCACAATGTCCGTCAGATGTGGAAACCCGTCACTGATTGGGACACCCGCGCTGGATGAAGAAATAACAGATACAATCTCTACTTGCGGATGATGAACCAAAAAACGAATCAGCTCCACCCCGCCATACCCGGTGGAACCGACAATTGCCACTTTTAACTTGCTGCTCACAGACCTTCCTCCATTCCGTTCCTATGAAATATGTATTATTATACGACTCTATTCATATAAATACAACACCTCATGTCATGTTATTCCTCCAAATTTAAAATATGCGCTCTTACCTATTCTTTTGACGGGCAGGCAGTACAGGCTATAATAAAGGGAATAAAAAATAAACAGAGGGCCTCTTGAATACAGTCTGCCGTTTTGCATAAAGAAAAGGGGGATATTCCCTTTAAATTATTTCACATATTGGTATTCATCTCGATTGGTCATTTGCTGCACTTTATGAACTTGTTGAACATGAAGGGAGTACACGTAGCACTACACACAAGAGCAAATCACATGGGCTGCATCTAGTGAATCTGCGCAGAGGAGCCGCTGAAGCGGATAATTGGGGTCGAAAATAAACCAAAACGTTAGGAGTGCTACACATCGAAACATATACAGCGAATATCGTTATAGATGCAAAAGCAAAGTTAGGCGAGGGGCCTAGCTGGGATCAGCGGTTTCAACGTTTATTTTGGGTCGATATTGAAGGTTTTCAATTGCATATCTATGATCCCTCTACGTGTACAGATTGTACAATAGATGTTGGTGAACATATTAGTGCAGTTGTACCTTATCTCAAAAATAAAGTAATCGTAGCGCTGATTAGTGGTCTATATTGTTTGGATATTGAGACAGGGGCCAAAGTATTGATTCATGATCCTGAGGAAGGTAGACTAGGTAATCGTTTTAATGATGGAAAATGCGATCCTGCAGGGCGTTTTTTAGCAGGAACAATGAGCCTAAATGACGAACACGCGCAAGGGGCATTGTATAGTTTGAGCACAAAAGGCCATGTCTCCTTACTGGTTGATAAAGCCTCCATATCTAATGGATTAGCCTGGAGCGCAGATCATCGTACAATGTATTACATTGATACTCCAACATTGGAGGTCGTCTCCTTCGATTACGATGTGGCACAAGGTACGATTAGGAATAAGCAACTGGTGGCTAGATTGGATGAAAGTGAAGGGTATCCAGATGGCATGACAATCGATGCGGAGGGCATGTTGTGGATCGCGAGATGGGGCGGTAAACGTGTCTCCCGTATCCATCCTGCTCATGGAGAAGTGATTGCTGAGGTGTCACTCCCCGTCAATTGTGTGACTTCGTGCGCTTTTGGCGGTGAACATCTGGATGAGTTATATATTACGACTGCTCAAGATGATGATAGTGCCGATCAACCCTTAGCAGGCGGTCTATTCATGGTAAAAACAGGAGTAAAAGGGACGCCAACCTCGTATTTCAATCAAGGACAAACGGCAAATTGGCTTGAACGATTAGTAAAAGAATCTAGCTAGTAAAGCCATTCTGAAGAGAGAAGAGCCCACTACATTAGTGGGCTCTCCTGCATGGATTCAGTTAAGAGCATGCCTCCAGAAGGCCCTCTTGGTTTCAGCTTTCCTTCTTAAACCCTTCACCCAATACCTCACGAGTATTACTAATAATCACAAAGGCTTCTGGGTCTACCAAACGGACGAGCGTTTTAAGGCGAGTTACCTCGTTTTGTCCGACTACAACCATAAGCACAGGACGTTCTTCGTTCGTGTAACCGCCCCGTCCCGCCAGCTCTGTCAATCCCCGGTCCAAATCCTGCAAAATAGCCTGCGTGATCGTTTCTTTCTGATTGGATATGATGTAAGCCACTTTGGAGTAGCTCAGTCCCATTTCCACGGCATCAATGACCTTGCCCGTTACAAACAAGCCGATCAATGCATACAGTGCCCGTTCCGGCGAGAGGGCGAAACCAGCCAGTGTGATCACCGTGCCATCCATCAACATGACACAGAGAGAAAGACTAAAACCCGTATACTTTTGAATAATCTGCGCCAAAATAGCCAGTCCACCCGTCGAGCCCCTGCCCCGAAACACGGTACCTAAACCCAATCCTACTCCGATTCCACCATATAGCGAAGCCAGCAACGGATTTGTTGTCGGTACTGCCCAGTCCTTCGTCACATAAACGAACAGCGGAAGCATAATACTTCCCAGCAAAGAACGCAAACCGTATTTTTTCCCTAACAGCAGTACCCCTGCGATAAATAACGGAATATTCATTCCCCACTGCGTATAGGCGGGTTCCAGACCAAACAGGTCCTCGCCCAAGATAGACAAGCCCGATACACCTCCGGATGCGATCCGGTTT
This window contains:
- a CDS encoding SMP-30/gluconolactonase/LRE family protein, coding for MLHIETYTANIVIDAKAKLGEGPSWDQRFQRLFWVDIEGFQLHIYDPSTCTDCTIDVGEHISAVVPYLKNKVIVALISGLYCLDIETGAKVLIHDPEEGRLGNRFNDGKCDPAGRFLAGTMSLNDEHAQGALYSLSTKGHVSLLVDKASISNGLAWSADHRTMYYIDTPTLEVVSFDYDVAQGTIRNKQLVARLDESEGYPDGMTIDAEGMLWIARWGGKRVSRIHPAHGEVIAEVSLPVNCVTSCAFGGEHLDELYITTAQDDDSADQPLAGGLFMVKTGVKGTPTSYFNQGQTANWLERLVKESS
- the argC gene encoding N-acetyl-gamma-glutamyl-phosphate reductase, which encodes MSSKLKVAIVGSTGYGGVELIRFLVHHPQVEIVSVISSSSAGVPISDGFPHLTDIVVQDLDGVEVHEIAAKADLVFTATPSGVSTKLVPQLLDAGLKVIDLSGDFRLRSGETYEAWYKKPAASPEYLKQAVYGLSEVYAEKLAGVSFISNPGCYPTATLLGIIPALKADWIDHRSLIVDAKSGVSGSGRGTSLVSHYAEMNENFKAYKVNKHQHIPEIEQVLGDIAGEDVTITFTTQLVPMTRGIMSTIYVTLKGDHTDQDLIGLYRDYYKGHPFVRVRGEGIWPATKEVLGSNYCDIGFAADARTGRLTIISVIDNVVKGAAGQAIQNLNLMMGWEENLGLGFIPVYP
- a CDS encoding YitT family protein — its product is MSQMNPPAVRRRRRKPLIAASGPARNVTDILLIILGSFITALTFNMFLLPNRIASGGVSGLSILGEDLFGLEPAYTQWGMNIPLFIAGVLLLGKKYGLRSLLGSIMLPLFVYVTKDWAVPTTNPLLASLYGGIGVGLGLGTVFRGRGSTGGLAILAQIIQKYTGFSLSLCVMLMDGTVITLAGFALSPERALYALIGLFVTGKVIDAVEMGLSYSKVAYIISNQKETITQAILQDLDRGLTELAGRGGYTNEERPVLMVVVGQNEVTRLKTLVRLVDPEAFVIISNTREVLGEGFKKES
- the argJ gene encoding bifunctional glutamate N-acetyltransferase/amino-acid acetyltransferase ArgJ, whose protein sequence is MGKVEFTVVNGGNIVTPRGFTAGGLHCGLKNSNRNDMGAIRCEVEATAAAVYTTNVFQAAPLKVTRESLADGRLQAVVVNSGNANACTGQQGEQDAYAMRSAAAHELGVAESNVAVASTGVIGEHLKMDCVLGGISSLPDRMNGANDGAEQFTQAILTTDLVKKEACVAVEVDGVTVHIAGAAKGSGMIHPNMATMLAFMTCDAAIGQTALHQLLKQATDTSFNMITVDGDTSTNDMLIAMASGLAGNRELNVGHPDWDAFAEAFTYICRELAKAIARDGEGATKLVEVSVSGAVSDASAQAIAKTVVGSSLVKSAVFGADANWGRIIAAVGRAGEPVNPDTVDIRLGDIVVLSQSSPVAFDEEEALAYLRGDTVQIIVDLHHGNGTATAWGCDLTYDYVRINAAYRT